TGCCTTTAATGCGCTGCTGAAAACGTTGGAAGAGCCGCCCGGCCATGTTATTTTTGTGCTGGCCACTACGGAGCCGGAGCGGATTCCGGCCACCATCACCTCGCGCTGCCAGCGTTTTGATTTCAAACGGATCAAATTGGACGATATTGTGGGGCGCCTGAGTTATATTGTGGAGCAAGAAGGACTATCGGCTGAACCGGCAGCCCTGGCCTATATGGCCCGGCAGGCGGGCGGCTCAATGCGGGATGCCATCAGTTTGTTGGACCAACTGGCGGCTTACGGCAGCGAGACCATCACCCTGGAGTTGGTGCGTTCGGTTTTGGGGGCGGTTACTTCACAGGCGGTCATCGCCCTGGCGGATGCGCTGGTAGACCAGGCGGTGTCCACCGGCCTGGACATCATCAACCGGATGATTGACGACGGCGTAGACCCCCGCCAACTGGCCCGCGAAGTGGTGGAATACTTGCGGGCCGTGATGCTGGCCAAACTGGGTGATGGGGCGGAGCTGCTGAATCTGCCGGACGAAACCCTGAAAGCTGTTAAGGCCCAGGCCGCCAGAGCCGACGCCCAAGCTATTGTGCGGGCCACTACACTGTTCAACCAGGCGTTGGGTGACATTAAATCAAGCCTGCTGGCAGTGCCGCAACTGCCGTTGGAGTTGGCCTTTGTGGCCGCCACAACGCCGGCAGGTGAGCGGGCGGAAACGGCAGTATCGCCGCCGGCCGCGGCGTCTCCGCCGGCCGCGGTCAAGGCCGATGCCCCGGCCAAGTCCGTGCCGGCCGCGGCAACTGGCGAGCCGCGAGCGGACCTGACCATTGACACGGTGCGGCAGTATTTTGACCGGGTGTTGCAAGATATTGAGAAAAAGAACAAAGTGATGGCCGAGGCGTTGCGCAGCCAGGCCCGTTTGTCCAAAGTGTCGGGGAACGAGATATATTTTGTCACGTCCGAGATGTTAAAAAAGCGTTTTGAAAAACCTCAACCCCAACTGGCCATCAACGAGACCTTTAGCCAAGTGGCCGGGCAAACGGTGATTGTCCGTTTTGTGGTTGAGGCTGCTGTTTCGCCAACGGAAAAACCGGGTAGTCAAGAGGCTACGGATGAAGACGCAGCGGAATTGTTAAAAATAGCCGAGGAATTGGGCGGAAAGATTGTTAAATAGAACGTAATGTGTGCCCTTGGGTATATCACGTTTTATGTATCGCGGAATATGGTTTTATAGGAGGATTTTATGGCCAAACGAAGAGGTAAGGGTAAAGGATTTTCCCTGGGTGGAGGCGGCATGAATATGCCGGGCGGCATGAAAGGCGGCCTGGCTGGGCAGTTGCAGGCCATGCAGCAGCAAATGATGGAGAGCCAGGAGGCTCTTGGCGAAAAAACGGTTGAGGCGAGCGCCGGCGGGGGCGTGGTCACCGTGGTGATGACCGGGCATTACAAGTTGCAATCCATCACTATTGACCCGGAAGTGGTTGACCCGGAAGACGTTGACATGCTGCAAGACCTGATTATGGCCGCCGTCAACGAAGCGGTGGAAGCCGTTCAAAATCTAACCGCCGACGAGATGAGCGCCTTTACGGGCGGGCTGAATATCCCGGGATTATTTTGAGATGCAAGTTACACCTGCCCCTGTGACCAAATTAATTGATGAATTTTCTCGATTGCCGGGTGTGGGGCCAAAAACCGCTTCCCGCTTGACCTTTTATTTGCTGCGCAACCCGGCGGAGCATGCCCTGGCCCTGGCCCTGGCGTTGCGTGAGTTGCACGAAAAAGTGGTCTTTTGCTCTCAATGTTTTAATATTGCGGAAAGCGACCCCTGCCCGGTGTGCAGCGATGAGCACCGCGACCGATCGCTCATTTGCGTGGTGGAAGAACCGCTTGACGTGCTGGCCATTGAACGGACCCGCGATTACCAGGGCCTGTATCACGTTTTGCACGGCACCATTGCGCCGGTGGAAGGAATAGGGCCGGAGGATCTAAAGATTGCCGAATTGATTGACCGCGTGCACGCCAGCAAAGACAACGTGCGCGAGCTTATCATCGCCACCAACCCCAATTTGGAAGGCGAAGCAACGGCAATGTATATTGCCCGCCAATTCCAGGGGCAGGCGGGAACCATAAAAATTACCCGGCTGGCGCGCGGGCTGCCGGTGGGCGGGGACCTGGAGTATGCCGATGAAATTACCCTCAGCCGGGCCTTAAGTGGTCGCAGCGAGATTTGAGAATCTCGGCTCCGGCTAATGGGCCAGTATCCGGGCCAGTTCCTCTTTTTTGATCTTAAGCAGCCCGGCCCGGGGCAGGCGTTGTAAAAGAATGGCCCAATGGTTATCTTTAGCAAAAACTTCTTTGAATATGGGCAGCGCCCCGGCCACCATGCCGGAATTGGCCAGGGAAACGGCGCGCCAGAATTTCATTTCCAGGTTGTCGGGCAGCATGGCCTCGGCGGCGCTGTAGGCTTGTAGCGCCCCCTCTACGTCACTTTTTTCCAGGGCCTCGTCCCCTTTGTTCATATATTCATACGCTCTAAAAACAAACAGCAGCCGCTTTAATTCCTGCACCGGCTCAGGATGGTCTTCCACTCTCAGGTCAATGAGCCGGTCGGCCCGGATTTGGCCGGTAGCTTGGCCTCTCACTACCACTATGGCCGCGGACTGTTTGCCGCGAATGTCGCCGCCGGCGGACTGCGCGGCTTCAAGCGCGCATACCATCCTTTCGGCCAGCGGTTCCCGGCTTTGCGCAAAGGCGGCGGCCATGGCCGGCCAAACCGTGTTGTTCAGCATCATATTGGCCTGCGTTGAAAAGCCGACGCCCAGGTAGTGGCCCGCTTCGGCAATGCATTTTTGGCCGGTGTGGGCGGCCACATTGCCTTGCGCGTCAAGCACAGCCAATTGCCTCACTGCCCGGCCTTCGTCGGCGGTAATTAATTCCGCCACCACCTCCGGCGCGGTTTTGCCCTGCTTGAGCAATTCAAGACCCTGCGGCCCATAAGCAATATTCACTAACGACTGCGTGGCAATCGCGCCCACCCCGGCCTCGGCCCAGGGCACCAAGGGGCCAACGGAAAACCAGTGGGATTGCACGGCCACGCCCATCTCGCCGGTGAGGGGGTCGCGGGCTACAATGGAGAAGGTGTGGGCTAATTTACCTGGAGTTAAAGTCCGTCTTTTCATCATAAGATTTGGTCAAAGAAACAGTCCATCTTTTAATAGATGGACTGTTTGGCAACAATTAATGGCGCAACAAAAAGCTGTTTTAGAACTGGGAGGCTGTCATAGAAGTGGCCGCGCCGTTGAGAATAATCCCCAACACCACGCACACCGACCACACTATCATCACGTTCTTGATATTTAGCCTGGTAACGTTCATCCAGCCCCAAATAAAGGGATAAAGCGCGCAGATAATACCCAAAATCCCGTGCAACACTCCCTTTTCTTGAAACAGCTTGATGAGGACCATAATCCAACAAACAAGTGAACCTATTCCTACAATTATAGCCAATATACTTAAAACAGTTGCCATTCTTAAAAACTCCTTTCTTTTGGTAAATAAAGTGATTTTATTGGAAGTTATCCCATAATTAAATTAAAAAAGGCTTCCCGGAAGAATAACAACCGGATTAGCCAATAGAACACCAAACCCAGCAATAAGATACCCACAATGCCGGTGTGACGTTCTACTATTTCAATCCGGCTGACAACCGAATGTTTTTGCGAGGCGGGTAAAACAGACACGCCGGCGATAGTGATTAGCGCCAGTAAGAAGAAAGGAGCAAAGGCATGCAGGGTAAGCGAGGTTTGCCAATGGCCGTGCAATAGGACCGCTATGGCCCGGGATAGGCCACAGCCCGGACAGGGGAAGCCCAACTGTTGGGCCGGGCAGGGCCAACCGGGTAATCCCAGTATGGTCAGCCCGGCATGTAACATGGCGGCACCAACAATGGCCAGGCTGATGGCACGACTTTCTAAAATAGGGGTCAGAATAGGATTAGAGAAGGCACCTTTTAATTGCGAAATTAAGGGAAGGGAAGATGCATTTTGCAGCATACGGCCTTACCTGAGAGGGTGTTTCTTAAATTTCATTTCGAGGCCGTTAGGCCGAGAAATCTCTTTAACATTGGCCAGGAGAAGATTTCTCGTCGCTACGCTCCCCGAAATGACATACTGGCATATTTAAGGAACACGCTTTGAGTCCCAATCCTTTAAGCGCTGAAAGATAAACAAAACTGCTTAACTATATCATAACTCCGGGTAAATCGTCAAGCAAAAAATGGAAAATTTAGGGTTGGGGTTCCGCCGCTATTCCGGCGGGGGCAAGCGTAAATGCCAATCCCCGGCGTTCCAGGTGACGGTATCATAAATATGGGGCGACACGCCTTGCAGGGCCAGGTTGAGGGCGTATACATCGGGGAGGGCCAGGAGAGGGATGTGGGGCAGGTCCTGGTGCAAAACGGCGGCCAGATCGCAGATCAGCACCCGGCGGCGGTTGTTGGGCAGGGGCGCGTGCAGGGCGTCAAAAATATCTATCAAATCCAGGTTGCGGTAGCGGCTCACGTTAAGCCCGGCCACCGGGTTATCCCGCGTGGGGATAGAGCGAGGGTCAAAGTAGTCGGTCAGGTACGTGGTGGGATCAACCCCGTAGTAGCCGTCGTCCCACAGGTCCAGGTCAAAGTTGCCGCGCAATTCCAGGCCGTTGTTGGCCCAGGTGTTCCACAAGCGGCTGCCCTCAACCGTTTCGCGTTGCAGGTCAATGCCCACTTCGGCCAGCATGCCTTTTATCAGGCGGTGGGCGGTTTCTAACTCGTCGCCAAATTCAACGTAGGTGTAACTTTTTAGGGTCAAAGGCGCGCCTTCGGCGGCTGTGCCGCAGCCCCGGCAGCGCCGCACGTTTTCGCCGGGGTCAAGCACCCATCCGGCTTCGTTCAGCAGGGCGGCAGCCAGGCCCGGATCATAGGGGTAGGGCGAGATGTCGCAGCCAAATTGGAACAATTCGGTGGCCACGGGCCGCCCCCGGTTTTGGAACGCCTCTTCATTGAGGCGGCCCACGTTAAGGGCGTAACGAACGGCCTGCCGAACGCGCGCGTCGGCCAGGGCCGGATGGGGTATTTCGGAGTCAAGGCTGCCCGGCCGGCTTAGGTTAGGCACCAGGCGAAGCACAAAGCGGGCCGGATCGGTTTTAAAAACAATAATGCTGCCGCTGCTTTCCATGCGGGCCAGTTCGGGATCGTCGGGCCAGAGGTCAAGATGGGTATTGCCCCGTTCCAGTTGGCGGCGGCGCAGGTCCGGGTCAGGCTCAATTTCCAGCACCAGTTGCGAGGCCAGGGGCCGTTCGGGGATGAAGTAGTGGGGATTTGGTTCAAAGGTCAAGCGCACGCCGGGAATCCATTGGGCCAGCACAAAGGGGCCGCTGCTGACCGGCTCAAAGTTGCAGTCCCAAAACAGCATTTCGTCCGGGTTGCCGCAGTGGTGGGCGGGCAGCACGCCGGTGCCCTGGCCGCCAAATTGGATGAGGTAGTTGGGGTAAAATTCGCGGTAGTGCACGATGGCGGTCAGGGGGTCGGGCGTTTCAATGTTCTCAATCAGGTCAAAGCCGGGGGCCCAGATGCCGCTGTCGCGCAGGGCCTGCCAGGTAAAGCGCACGTCGCCGGAGGTGAAGGGTTCACCGTCGCTCCAGTGGAGGCCGGGGCGCAGCGACCAGGTGACGGTGCGCCCGTTATTGCCGAGGCCGCCGTTTTCCAGGGTGGGCAGGGCGGCGGCCAGCTCGGGGTAGTAGTTGCCGTCCGGCCCAATTTCGGCCAAAGCGCCGTAGACCAGTTCGCCGATCAGGGCTTCGTAGCCGGTGTTGTTCAGGTAGGCGTTAAAACTGGGCGGGTCGGCCGGGATGGAGACGATGATGGCGTCGTCTTTTACGTCTACGGCCAGGGCCAGGGGCGGTAGGGTGGCGGTAGGCGGCGGCGTGGCCGGCGAATCGCCGGGTTGAACGGGCAGCTCGCAGGCGGTTAAAAACAGGCAGGGCAGGAGCATAAGCGCCTGAACAACAGCAGAGAGTTTATTCTTTTTGGCCCGGCCCCAATTTGGGCGGATGGTAAGTTTCATTTTCACAATGGTCTATTGTAATGCAGGGGTAAGGGAGCGCAAATTTAGGCGGCGGATGTGCATGGGGCAAAATTATCTACCTACCAGCCGGGGGAGCAAACGGAACGCTTCAATTTTTAAAAGGAAACCGGCGACCAGGTAAACGGCCAGGCCCAAAGCGCCGCCGCCAATAGCCATAAAAAGGGGAGATGGGGTGGGCAGCAGGTTGATCAGGGCAATCACGGCCAGGCCCATTGTTCCGGCGGCCAGTAGGGAACGAACCAACGTATTAAGGATGAGGCCCGCCTCGATACCGCCCAAACGCCGGTGGGCAATGACCAACATGAGCAAAACCTCTACGGTTACGGCCACGCCGTTAGAAAGGGCCAGACCGCCGGCCTTGAGGGTTTGGTACAAAGCCAGGGCCAGGGCCAGGTTAATGACCATACTGACCAGTGAAGTTAGCAGCGGGGTGAGGGTGTCTTTTTGGGCGTAGAAGGTGCGGTTGACCACTTCCAAGGCGCAATGGGCCAGCAGAGCCAACGCCCAGAATTGAAGGGATTGGTACACCGCTGCGGTTGAATCTGGCCCAAACTCGCCCCGCTCAAACATTACCTGGATAATGGGCCGGCCCAAGACAATCAAACCTACCATGGCCGGAACGGCCAAAACCAGGATAATGCGCAAGGTCAGGGCCATTGTATGGCGCAGGCCGGGAAGATCCCGCCGGGCGGCCAGTTCCGACATAGTGGGAAACAGTGCAATGCCAATGGCCGAGCCGATGATGGTTTGCGGCATTTGCATGAGGTCCCACCCATAATCTAAGGCCGATACGCTGCCTTCGCCCAAAAATGAGGCCAGCCGGTAGATGACCACAAAGTTAATTTGAATAACGGCTACGTTCAATACGCGCGGCCCCATCAGTTTGATGACTCGCCGCAAATCCGCATCCCTCCAGTTGAACAGCGGATAATATTTTACGCCGTAGCGCATAAGGCCGGGCAGTTGGATAAACAAATGCCCCATTGACCCCAACACCGCGCCCAGGGTGAGGCCGTACACCCCCATGCCGGGCGCTAAATAAACCGCTCCGCCAATGATGCCCAGGTTGTAAATGAGGGGGGCAACGGCGGGCAAAAAAAAGTGCTGGCGGGTATTCAAGACCGCGCCCGCTAGGCTGCTGACGCTAAAGACGATGGTTGAGATCAGGGCCAACTGCATGAGCCTGGCCGTGAGAAATTGCTCCGCCGGGGCAAAACCGGGGGCAACGATGGTTTGCACCAACGGGTGGGCAAACAGCGCGCCCATTGCCGCCAGCAGGGTGACGGCCAGCAGCATGGTGTTCAACACGCTGCTGGTCAGTCTCCAGCCGTCAGGGTCGGTGGCAGGTTGGCGGGTGAGCCGCTCGCTGAGAATAGGGATAAAGGCCGTGCCCAACGCGCCGCCCACAATGAGCATAAAGAGGATTTCGGGCAGGCGGAAGGCGGCCACAAAGGCGTCGTAATCGCTGCCGGTGCCAAACCTTTGGGCAATAACAATTTGCCGGGCAATGGCTAATATTTTATTGGCCAAAAAGGCGGCCATCAAAATGCCCGTGGAACGGATGAGGTGGAAAATCCTGGTTTTGGAAAACATCACCCTATGCTCCAGGCTCTACGATCACGTGGCCCACTATTGCTCCTGCTCCATCGCTGGAAATTTGCCCCGTAACGCCTTCGCTGGGATAGGGAGGCTGGCTGTTGTAGACGATTACTTCGAGCCGGTAAGAGCCGGGGGGTGTATCTGGGGCCAGGGGCAGGGTGTAGACGTTGAGGGCCTGGTTCAGGGCCGGGTCGGCGATGGGCCAGGCCGAGGTGCGAAAGTGGCGGTCGTTCAACAGGTCTTTATCCAGTTGGGCCACCACTTGCCCGTTTTCATCGCGCAAGCGCAGGGAAACTTTGTAATCAACGTCTGTGGCCCGCAGCAGGGTAAAATGAAGCGTGGCCCAGGCCGGGTTGTTAACGGCCGTAACGGGGCTGTAGGCCGCTCCATCCAGCCGGAGCGTGTTGCCAAAAGTGGCGTTGAAGGAGGGGAGGTCGGTTGGCAGGCTGAAGGCGGTGGTAGCCTTTGGCAGGCTGAACCACTCCACGCGGTAGCCTTTAAAATCGCGCCGGCCCAGTTGTTGGCCGAATTTTTTGGCCAGAAAAGGGATAACGCCGCGAGGGTCGGTGTCGCTGCCAAACCAGGTGACCCAGTAGAGCCGGTCCCGGCCGGCGGCTTCGCGGGTGAGGGCGGCGGCGGCGGTATGGATGTCAACAAAAAGATAGCGCGCGGGCGCGGCCAGCCGGTTTTGGTAATAGTGAAAAGGGTGGGGCACGTCAAAGTAAATGATGTCGTTGGGCGTGGTTTCGGCGGCCAGCCAGGCGGTTACGGCGGCGGAGTTGTCTTTAAAATAAGTTTCATTGGTGTAGTAGCTGTGCAGGCCGGCGCCAAAAACAAGGATAGGCACGGCGAGCAGGCCGTAAAATAAAAAACGCAGTTTTTGACCTGCCACCCTTGACCCCGCGCCAAGGCCAACGGCCAAAAGCAAAAACAGGGCCGGCGTGGCCGGTATCAGGTAGCGCGGCTCAAAGGAGGGCTGGCGCTGCAAAACAATAAAGTAGGCAGCCAGGGGAACGGCCAGCCAGGAGGTCAAAAAAAGAAAGGGGATGACAAGTTTAGCCCGGTTGGCCCCAAAAACAATGAGCCAGCTAACCAGCAGCACGGCGGCGATGCCCGCCATGCCCCACCGCGCCGGTATGGGATCCATGGTGAGGCCGGTGGTGTAGGCTTGCCAACTGCGGCCGATAAAGTGCGCCGGGCCGGGAGGGATGAGGTTGGGATTGGTATAACCCGCGATCTGGCGCAGGGCCAGGCTCAGTTGCGGCGTAAAGAGCAGCAGAATGCCGGCCTGGGAGGCCAGCCAATAGCCGGCCCGGATTTTTAACGTGGCCGGTTTTGGAGTGAATTTACTTGTACCCAAACCCAGTTTGGGCACAAGGCCAAAAACCAGCCAGGCTAACCAGGCCAGATTATGGAAGATAAGCAGGAAGACGGTGAAGTAATGGGTGTAAAGACAGGCGGCGGTCAAGAGAATATAGAACAAGAGGAATTTGGGTTGGTTATAGGCTGTGCTTTTTTGGCGATTGGCCGAAAGCAGCCGCCACAGGGTAAAGGTGCTGGCCGCGGACAGAAAGGCCAGCATGGCGTAACTGCGCACTTCTTGAGCGTAGGCCACGTACATGGGGGAGAGGGCGGCCAGGAAGGCGGCCAGAGCGCGGGCCGGCCGCGCTGAAGGCCGGTACAGCGAGGCCGCAAATCGCCAGAGCAGGGCCACGGTGAGCGTGCTAAAGAACACCGATAGATAACGCAGGGCAAATTCGCCGGAACCGGCCAGGGCGAGCCACAGGCGCAGCAGGGCAAAATAGGCGGGGGGATGAACGTCCATGGCCGGGAGGGTGGGGATTTTCGAAAGCGGGTGAGCGGCCACAAAAATACTGTGTCCTTCGTCCCACCAGATGCTTTGAAAATTGAGGTGGTAAAGACGGAGGGCAAACGCCAGCCCCAAGATCAAAAGCGGCAAAATGGAACGATACCGGCCGAAGATGGTCATCATGCTGGAGCGGGCTAACCCAGTTCTTCGCGCACCGAATAGATGGGCTTATTCTGGCTTTCGTGGTAGGTGCGAGAGATCATCTCGGCCAGCAGGCCCATAGTAACCAGTTGCACGCCCACCATCACCAATAAAATGCCAAACCACAATAAGGGCCGTTCGGCCAGGGCCTCGCCGTAAGCCAGTTTCATAAACGTTAAATAAACGCCAATGATGACGCCCAGGCTAAAACTGAACAGGCCCATCAGCCCAAAAATTTGGATAGGGCGCGTGGAGTAACTGAGCAAAAAGCGGATGGCCAGCAGGTCCAAAATAACCCGCGTCACCCGGCCCAGCCCGTACTTGCTGGCCCCGTATTGGCGCGAACGATAATTGACCGGCACTTCGGCTATGGTGACGCCGTAGTAACTGGCAATGGCCGGGATGAAGCGGTGCAGATCGCCGTAAAGATTAATATTTTTGACCACTTCCCGGCGGTAGAGTTTTAAGGCGCAGCCGTAATCGTGCAGGTAAATGCCGGTGCCGGTGGAGATGAGCCAGTTGGCTATTTTGGAGGGCGCTTTACGGGTGAGAAGAGGCAAAAAACCTTCTTGCCAGCGTTTGACCCGCCAGCCGCTGACAATGTCGTAACCTTCATCCAGTTTAGCCAGCAGTTTGGGAATATCGGCGGGGTCGTTCTGCAAGTCGGCGTCCATGGTGATCACCACCTCCCCCCGCGCCCGGTCAAAACCGGCGGCAAAGGCAGCCGTTTGTCCAAAGTTACGCCGGAAACGGATCAGCCGCACCCGCTCGTCGCGGGCGCGGAGTTTCCTCAGTTCGGCAAAGCTGTTGTCGGTGCTGCCGTCGTCAATGCAGATGATCTCAAACGCGCGCCCGGTTGATTCCAGCACGGGGGTCAATTCGTCCAGCAGGTGGGGGATGCTTTCAACCTCGTTGTAAATTGGCAGGATCACGCTTAGTTGAATATGGTTCATAGTTATTCCCGGTAGTCAATGATTTCGGTTGGCCCGCTTTCGGTTGTGGCCGAAACCACGCCCCGCGCCCCGCGCAGCAGGTAAATGATCCCGCCGATGAGGCCGGTGCAGACATTGCCCAAAAAGTAAACGGTTAATGACATAGCCACGGCGATCTCGGCCGGCACCCCCACCTGGCTGAACAGTTGGCGGTAGGTTTCTTCGCGCACGCCCAGCCCGCCAACGCTGATGGGCAGCAGCAGAACCAGGGAGGCAATTGGCACAAAAACAGCATATTGAGCCAGCGTTGCCCGCGCGCCCAGGGCCAAGCCAATAAACACATTCATAGCAATGAGCGACACGTTGAACAGTAGAGCCACCAGGTATGATCGGGCCAGGGCGGGCAGGGTATAACGCTGGAACGACTCAAATAAATTGCCGACCATTTTTATCCCGGTCAAACGGCGAAACAAGCCCAGGTGTTTTTGCAGCGTTTGGTATAACGGCCGGTTGATGAGCAAAAAACCCATCACCAGCCCCCCGCTGAAAATCGCGACGGTAAAGTAAGCCACTACCGCCGGAACCGCGTCCCAGTCAAAGAGCAGGGCCAGCAGGGCCAGGGCCTGCAACGCGGATAATCCCAGGAAGCGGTCTACCAAAACACTGGTCACCGCATCGGAGGCGCGCTTGCTGTGCCGGTTCAACTCTACCATCCGCATCGCGTCGCCGCCCAGTCCGCTGGGCAGCAGGTTGTTAAAAAGAAAGCCGATAAAATAAATGGCCGTTAACTCGCCCAACGACACCGTTACCCCAATGGCGTCCAGCAGTATTTTCCAGCGCCGGGCGCGAATAACCACGCCCAGCATCATCATGGCCAGGGCGGCCGCCAGCCATCCCCCGTTTGCCTGTTGTACGGCCAGCCAAAGTTTTGGCAAGTCAATTTTGTAAAAAATAAACGCCAGCAGCCCGACACTAACGGTTATTTTGAGCAGGTTAAGAATGATAGACCGATGACGATGTGAAAACT
The Anaerolineae bacterium genome window above contains:
- a CDS encoding flippase-like domain-containing protein — encoded protein: MKQKIVNALTTLNHQLRPVIEFSHRHRSIILNLLKITVSVGLLAFIFYKIDLPKLWLAVQQANGGWLAAALAMMMLGVVIRARRWKILLDAIGVTVSLGELTAIYFIGFLFNNLLPSGLGGDAMRMVELNRHSKRASDAVTSVLVDRFLGLSALQALALLALLFDWDAVPAVVAYFTVAIFSGGLVMGFLLINRPLYQTLQKHLGLFRRLTGIKMVGNLFESFQRYTLPALARSYLVALLFNVSLIAMNVFIGLALGARATLAQYAVFVPIASLVLLLPISVGGLGVREETYRQLFSQVGVPAEIAVAMSLTVYFLGNVCTGLIGGIIYLLRGARGVVSATTESGPTEIIDYRE